One genomic window of Desulfovibrio aminophilus DSM 12254 includes the following:
- the gap gene encoding type I glyceraldehyde-3-phosphate dehydrogenase translates to MSKLRVGINGFGRIGRQVVKAMYERWHDDLEVVAVNDLFDVATNAHLLEFDTNYGHTGVPIAVVEGDITYGDWTLKSLSQRDPRDCRWGDLGVDVVVESTGIFTTGPKAKAHLEAGAKKVIISAPAKEEDVTVVIGVNEKAYDPDKHHIVSNASCTTNCLAPAAKVIHEAFGIRSALMCTIHSYTNDQRILDLPHKDLRRARAAALNIIPTTTGAAKAVALVIPELKGRFDGYSLRVPTPTVSLVDLACVLERDTDTEGLRAALKAASEGPLKGILGYNTRPLVSMDFKGDARSGIVEEEHTRVQDKNLAKLVVWYDNEWGYSCRVSDLAKIMKDRGGF, encoded by the coding sequence ATGAGCAAGCTGCGCGTCGGCATCAACGGTTTCGGCCGCATCGGCCGCCAGGTGGTCAAGGCCATGTACGAGCGCTGGCACGACGACCTGGAAGTGGTGGCCGTCAACGACCTCTTCGACGTGGCCACCAACGCCCACCTTCTGGAGTTCGACACGAACTACGGCCACACCGGCGTGCCCATCGCCGTGGTCGAGGGCGACATCACCTACGGCGACTGGACCCTGAAGAGCCTGTCCCAGCGCGACCCCCGCGACTGCCGCTGGGGCGACCTGGGCGTGGACGTGGTGGTCGAGTCCACGGGCATCTTCACCACCGGGCCCAAGGCCAAGGCCCACCTGGAGGCGGGCGCGAAGAAGGTCATCATCTCCGCCCCGGCCAAGGAAGAGGACGTGACCGTGGTCATCGGCGTGAACGAGAAGGCCTATGACCCGGACAAGCACCACATCGTGTCCAACGCCTCCTGCACCACCAACTGTCTGGCCCCGGCCGCCAAGGTGATCCACGAGGCCTTCGGCATCCGTTCGGCCCTGATGTGCACCATCCACTCCTACACCAACGACCAGCGCATCCTGGACCTGCCGCACAAGGATCTGCGCCGGGCCCGGGCCGCGGCCCTGAACATCATCCCGACGACCACCGGCGCGGCCAAGGCCGTGGCCCTGGTCATCCCGGAACTCAAGGGCCGCTTCGACGGCTACTCCCTGCGCGTGCCCACGCCCACGGTCTCGCTGGTGGACCTGGCCTGTGTGCTGGAGCGCGACACCGACACCGAGGGCCTGCGCGCCGCGCTCAAGGCCGCCAGCGAGGGCCCGCTCAAGGGCATCCTGGGCTACAACACCCGGCCGCTGGTCTCCATGGACTTCAAGGGCGACGCCCGCTCGGGCATCGTGGAGGAGGAGCACACCCGGGTCCAGGACAAGAACCTGGCCAAGCTCGTGGTCTGGTACGACAACGAGTGGGGCTACTCCTGCCGCGTCTCCGACCTGGCCAAGATCATGAAGGACCGGGGCGGCTTCTAG
- a CDS encoding Abi family protein: MATLFYESLTRSISTERLAAYKVYPCEPKQQVFERYFWNLALARDFYPLLQNLEISLRNNINSEAARLYRTEYWFDLPFMRDRQADEVRNARDTVARYKGIAPPRVNAGAIIAELNFGFWVNLFNRPYSGFFTKISSGVFSSVPKSLRTIIFLRARLDNIRRFRNRVFHHEPIWNNPKLTDMHNEILETIYWIDPVLYDITHTMSSFKDTLAAGIQPLGTERNRRASRPSAS; the protein is encoded by the coding sequence TTGGCAACCCTTTTTTATGAATCGCTCACCCGCAGCATCTCCACGGAGAGGTTGGCGGCTTACAAAGTATACCCGTGCGAACCGAAGCAGCAGGTCTTCGAACGTTACTTCTGGAATCTAGCCCTGGCGAGGGATTTCTACCCTCTTCTGCAGAACCTTGAAATATCGCTGCGCAACAACATCAACTCCGAGGCGGCGCGCTTGTATCGCACGGAGTATTGGTTCGACCTGCCCTTCATGCGCGACAGGCAGGCTGACGAGGTGCGGAACGCCCGGGATACTGTCGCCAGATATAAAGGGATCGCCCCACCGCGGGTCAACGCTGGGGCAATCATCGCGGAACTGAATTTCGGGTTTTGGGTCAATCTGTTCAATCGCCCATACAGCGGTTTTTTCACCAAGATATCGTCCGGCGTGTTTTCCAGCGTCCCAAAATCGCTGCGGACGATCATCTTTCTCAGAGCCAGGCTGGACAACATCCGCCGCTTCAGGAACAGGGTTTTCCATCACGAGCCGATTTGGAACAATCCGAAGCTCACCGATATGCATAATGAAATACTGGAAACGATCTATTGGATCGATCCTGTATTATATGACATCACGCACACCATGAGCAGCTTCAAGGATACGCTCGCCGCCGGAATCCAACCCCTCGGAACCGAACGAAACCGACGCGCAAGCCGCCCCTCCGCATCGTAA
- a CDS encoding HigA family addiction module antitoxin — protein MGKKIMAPVHPGEILLEEFMKPLGLSQSALAIELRIPNQRVHDLVHGRRGITLDTAARLARFFGVSTAFWMNLQTQYDLEVAEDEGLFERLAEDIRPLARTERETEGATG, from the coding sequence ATGGGCAAGAAGATCATGGCCCCGGTGCATCCGGGGGAAATCCTGCTGGAAGAGTTCATGAAGCCGCTCGGGCTCTCGCAGAGCGCCCTGGCCATCGAGTTGCGCATCCCGAACCAGCGGGTGCATGACCTGGTGCACGGCAGACGCGGCATCACCCTGGACACCGCGGCCCGTCTGGCCCGGTTCTTCGGGGTCAGCACGGCGTTCTGGATGAACCTCCAGACGCAGTACGATCTGGAAGTCGCCGAGGACGAGGGGCTCTTCGAGCGTCTGGCGGAGGATATCCGCCCCTTGGCCCGGACGGAGCGGGAAACCGAAGGCGCAACGGGCTGA
- a CDS encoding DUF3124 domain-containing protein, whose protein sequence is MRHRIASLALIAVFCLAATALAGSPRAKGQTVYVPLYSHVYQGLRDRPFDLSATLSVRNTDADHPITLLFVDYYDTAGKPVRRYLEKAESVPPLGTREFLVSEKDSAGGSGAKFLVRWTSDRPVPPPVVEAVMIGTANSQGISFLSTGRVITEE, encoded by the coding sequence ATGAGACACCGCATCGCCTCCCTCGCCCTCATCGCCGTTTTCTGCCTGGCCGCGACGGCCCTGGCCGGGTCGCCGCGCGCCAAGGGCCAGACCGTCTACGTGCCGCTCTACTCCCACGTCTACCAGGGCCTGCGCGACCGGCCCTTCGACCTCTCGGCCACCCTGAGCGTGCGCAACACCGACGCCGATCATCCCATCACCCTGCTCTTCGTGGACTACTACGACACGGCGGGCAAGCCCGTGCGCCGCTACCTGGAGAAGGCCGAGAGCGTGCCGCCGCTGGGCACCCGCGAGTTCCTGGTCAGCGAGAAGGATTCGGCCGGGGGCTCCGGGGCCAAGTTCCTGGTGCGCTGGACCTCGGACCGGCCCGTGCCGCCGCCGGTGGTCGAGGCGGTCATGATCGGCACCGCCAACTCCCAGGGCATCTCCTTCCTCTCCACCGGCCGGGTCATCACCGAGGAGTAG
- a CDS encoding PAS domain S-box protein, giving the protein MSDADGPNANQVEFMKLLVQGNGSDLSLFRTFFDAHAAPMALIDPESGTVVGANRAAHEFYGLSEEQSRGLSVWDITTTPLEEVRRTIKRLMSDSGGRIEALHLTGQGGARCVEVLASPVEIKDRRLLLCVIHDVTESRRAEAEVERQRVLRRTMIDSVRDAIALKDASSVYLAVNRSFRELLGRPESEILGRDDSALFPPAQAEIMKLDDGRVLLTGESVTRDDRLDTPAGAIWTCTVKSPVRDDQGRVTGIVLAVRDITRRKLAENALRKSEEEFRAIADYGHDWESWLSPKGALLWVNPAVERHTGFSVLECLAMADYPLPLVDPEDRAALGDELRRAREERTSAGDRVFRVRRKDGRRRYMSASWQPIERVGGAYAGLRLSAHDFTDRRQADLLREDIERIVRHDLKGPLSSLLMTPTVLRQEGPVNDRQEVILKELERSAQRLLTMIDRSLDLYKMETGVYQLAPETLDLAALVRDALEDARLAARPSCRWTLLVDGLPDDGRAFAIRGEERLLRTLLDNLARNAFEASPEDAAVVAALFRRPGSVVLEIANQGEIPKEIRDRLFEKYATAGKLHGTGLGAYSARLVAQAHGGTIEADSSKPGRATVRVTLPDQPEPTASA; this is encoded by the coding sequence GTGAGCGACGCCGACGGACCGAACGCGAACCAGGTGGAGTTCATGAAGCTCCTGGTCCAGGGAAACGGCTCCGACCTCTCCCTGTTCCGGACCTTTTTCGACGCCCACGCCGCGCCCATGGCCCTCATCGATCCCGAGAGCGGGACCGTGGTCGGGGCCAACCGCGCGGCCCACGAATTCTACGGCCTCAGCGAGGAGCAGAGCCGCGGCCTCTCGGTCTGGGACATCACCACCACGCCCCTGGAGGAGGTCCGCAGAACCATCAAGCGCCTCATGAGCGACAGCGGCGGCCGGATCGAGGCCCTGCACCTCACCGGCCAGGGCGGCGCCCGCTGCGTGGAGGTTCTGGCCAGCCCGGTGGAGATCAAGGACCGCCGCCTCCTGCTCTGCGTCATCCACGACGTCACCGAGTCCCGCCGCGCCGAGGCCGAAGTCGAGCGCCAGCGCGTTCTGCGCCGGACCATGATCGACTCCGTGCGCGACGCCATCGCCCTCAAGGACGCCTCCTCGGTCTACCTGGCCGTGAACCGTTCCTTCCGCGAACTCCTCGGCCGCCCGGAATCCGAAATCCTGGGCCGCGACGACTCCGCCCTCTTCCCCCCGGCCCAGGCCGAAATCATGAAGCTCGACGACGGCCGCGTGCTCCTCACCGGCGAGAGCGTGACCCGCGACGACCGCCTGGACACCCCGGCCGGAGCCATCTGGACCTGCACCGTCAAGTCTCCGGTCCGCGACGACCAGGGCCGCGTCACCGGCATCGTCCTGGCCGTGCGCGACATCACCCGCCGCAAGCTGGCCGAGAACGCCCTGCGCAAGAGCGAGGAGGAGTTCCGGGCCATCGCGGACTACGGCCACGACTGGGAGTCCTGGCTCTCGCCCAAGGGCGCGCTGCTCTGGGTCAACCCCGCCGTGGAGCGCCACACCGGCTTCTCCGTGCTCGAATGCCTGGCCATGGCCGACTACCCCCTGCCCCTCGTGGACCCCGAGGACCGCGCGGCCCTGGGCGACGAGCTGCGCCGGGCCCGCGAGGAGCGGACCAGCGCGGGCGACCGCGTCTTCCGCGTGCGCCGCAAGGACGGCCGACGCCGCTACATGTCCGCCTCCTGGCAGCCCATCGAACGGGTCGGCGGCGCCTACGCCGGACTGCGCCTCTCGGCCCACGACTTCACCGACCGCCGGCAGGCCGACCTTCTGCGCGAGGACATCGAGCGCATCGTGCGCCACGACCTCAAGGGCCCCCTCTCCTCCCTGCTCATGACCCCCACGGTCCTGCGCCAGGAAGGCCCGGTCAACGACCGCCAGGAGGTCATCCTCAAGGAGCTGGAGCGCTCCGCCCAGCGCCTCCTGACCATGATCGACCGTTCCCTGGATCTCTACAAGATGGAGACCGGCGTCTACCAGCTCGCGCCCGAGACCCTCGACCTCGCGGCCCTGGTCCGCGACGCCCTGGAGGACGCCCGCCTGGCGGCCCGGCCCTCCTGCCGCTGGACCCTGCTCGTGGACGGCCTGCCCGACGACGGCCGGGCCTTCGCCATCCGGGGCGAGGAACGCCTCCTGCGCACCCTGCTCGACAACCTGGCCCGCAACGCCTTCGAGGCCTCGCCCGAGGACGCGGCCGTGGTGGCCGCCCTCTTCCGCCGCCCCGGCTCCGTGGTCCTGGAGATCGCCAACCAGGGCGAAATCCCCAAGGAAATCCGCGACCGCCTCTTCGAAAAGTACGCCACCGCCGGAAAACTCCACGGCACCGGCCTCGGCGCGTACTCCGCACGCCTCGTGGCCCAGGCCCACGGCGGAACCATCGAGGCCGACTCCTCCAAGCCCGGCCGCGCCACCGTCCGCGTCACCCTCCCGGACCAGCCCGAACCAACGGCCTCGGCATAG
- a CDS encoding type II toxin-antitoxin system RelE/ParE family toxin, which yields MIMSFRCKETEALFRREQVRRLPADILRVAYRKLQMLQAADSLDDLRNPPGNRLEPLKGDRAGQYSIRLNDRWRVCFVWRDGGAHEVEIVDYH from the coding sequence ATGATAATGTCCTTCAGGTGCAAGGAGACGGAGGCGCTGTTTCGCCGCGAACAGGTCCGGCGGCTTCCGGCGGACATCCTGAGGGTGGCCTATCGCAAGCTCCAGATGCTTCAGGCGGCGGACAGCCTCGACGATTTGCGCAATCCGCCGGGCAACCGGCTGGAGCCCTTGAAAGGGGATCGGGCGGGTCAGTACAGCATCCGGCTCAACGACCGCTGGCGCGTCTGCTTCGTCTGGAGGGACGGCGGGGCCCACGAGGTTGAAATAGTGGACTACCACTGA
- a CDS encoding DMT family protein, whose product MSTVLLRTTVLLALSNVFMTVAWYAHLKNLAQRPWWVAALLSWGVALFEYLIQVPANRIGYTELTLPQLKILQEVISLSVFAPFALFYMGQPLKLDYLWACLCLLGAVYFIFRS is encoded by the coding sequence ATGAGTACTGTGTTGCTGCGCACGACGGTGCTGCTGGCCCTGTCCAACGTGTTCATGACCGTGGCCTGGTACGCGCATCTGAAGAACCTGGCCCAGCGGCCCTGGTGGGTGGCGGCGCTGCTCAGCTGGGGCGTGGCCCTGTTCGAATACCTGATCCAGGTTCCGGCCAACCGCATCGGCTACACCGAGCTCACCCTGCCCCAGCTCAAGATCCTCCAGGAAGTCATCAGCCTGTCCGTGTTCGCGCCCTTCGCCCTGTTCTACATGGGCCAGCCCCTCAAGCTCGACTACCTCTGGGCCTGCCTCTGCCTCCTCGGCGCGGTCTACTTCATCTTCCGCTCCTAG